The nucleotide window TGGATACACGTCTATCCTATTTATTGTATCAATCACCTGAAAtatatagaaagtaaataaCCCTCGATCTACTGTCCAACCTGCCACAAAATAGGGTTGAGAGCACAAGGACTTTATGTTCTCGAAGGTTATCCCATTAGCAATACCTGGTTTTTGTATCCCGAGAGTCAACTACATATTCGATCATCCTGATACACCTGCCCAGATAGAAGAACCATTCTGTTCTCCCTCAGGTAAGTCGAAGGGGGGGCATTTTTGGGGTTGGCAACTCTGCGTAAAGGTTTACAAACAAGACGAGTGTGTCTTTTCGTCAGTGTAGTAGTGCATTCGCGTCTATCAATTTTCTCAAAGTAATCACCAAGTAACGTCAGCAGAACTAGTTAAAGGCAAAGTTTACTAGACGTCTAGAGTAGTTACAACCTTTGATATTTGACCCTAACGCGCAATTGCAATCTTATCTGGAGTTAAATAAGGACAAAGTCAACTCAAACCCTTCCGGATCGAAAACAAACTCAAACAGGTACCGGTAGATGGTTCCATTTTGGAAAGTCGGTTATTGTGTAGTTCCCTTTGGGCAGGCAGGAGAAAGTTCCTACGAGTACGACCAAAGAAATCTAACCGAAATACGGAAAGGCGACGTTTGCTGTTCATGATTTAAAGTCAATGCACGTCCGTTACACGTAATGGATCTCAATCAGTTCAGCGACAAACAAAGGGCCGTTTTAAAGCAGGTAAGTGTTTTTTCTCTTGAATGTGCGTATAGGGACTGTGTGTATTCACACGTGACCGACAGCTGCAGGTTAGCCATCCGTTAAACGTAGcaagttttttcgtttttgtggCACAGCTTTGTATTGCGTCTTCAGTTTTTAGACTAgtgaaatttgtgttttgaattttcttttatcgcACGACGGGATGCAACTACCGTCTTTATTCGCTTCGGAAACAGTTGTGGCTATCAATttggctttcttttttctctcacgGTGGTGacaatttattaaaaacaaaatagatgAAAGTAGTCCTGATGTGAAATCTCAGCGTCATTTCCTGGTTTCGATTAAAGTGTTTTGCCCTCaggaaaaaacaatttaaaaaaaaagacgcttGAGGGGAAATCATTTCAAACCTGTTTTTTCTCTACCTCACGACATTTGTACTTTTTCGTGAATCCGTGTGTCTATcctctttcgttttttgtttttttttttcaattatagTTTCGGGAAGAGTTAAAAGACTGTCAACTTCCCGATTCAGAAGATGCTTACCTTATACGTTGGCTTATCGGTACGgtagaggaaaaaaaactgcgtttgtttatttatttataaatcatatttcttctttaatttttctagCCCGAGATTTTGATTTGGCCAGAGCTGGCAAAATGCTGCGCAATGTAAGAACTCTGATAATCtctaattaaattttttcttagcataacacattttaaaattttatgaTAGTCGCTGGATTGGCGGCGTAAATACAAAATCGATACGCTTCTTGATGATTTCAAACCACCGGAAGTGTTAGCCAAATATTTCCCTGCTGGTTTTGTCGGACGGGACAAGTTTTTAAATCCTCGTAAGAATCTTTACAGCGCAACACAGAAACTCGAAAGCTTAACTAGCCCTTAATTTCAGTGTGGGTCGTCCGGTATGGAAGAACGGATATGAAGGGTATCCTGCgttcaaccaaaaaaagagattaCGTCATGAAAGTTATTCACTTGGTCGAGAGCAGCATCTGGCTAGTCAAGTCCAATCCCGAGAAATATAAGCGTTCATCCGACGCCATAGTGCAATCAACCATCATCTTTGATATGGAAGGTTTCTCTATGCAACACATCACGAACAAGCAAGGTGTGTAACGACTAATTGGAGAGGCGAAACTTGCTCGTGAAACGAAAGTTGGCATTACGTCTTGTGCTTTTAACGTGATTGTATTAAATGTTTAATCAATTTCTTTTAGCTATGGAATCGGCTGTCAAGCTGGTACAGATTTACGAAGCAAACTATCCCGAATATCTTCATCGTGTCTTCGTCATTAACGGTAAATTTCAGAAAACattaaaagagaaatttaTTAATTGTTGATCGCTTGCAGCACCGACCATCTTTTCCATTGGGTTTTCCATGATAAAGCCGTTTTTGAACGAACGAACCAGAAATAAGATTCAAATCCATGGCCATGACGCACAACAGTGGAAAGCAGCCATATTAGCCGAAGTAAATGCGGAAGAATTACCTCTCGCATACGGAGGAACTTTGATTGATTCGGACGGAAACCCCAATTGCGCTACAATGGTATGACTTTCACGAGTTATAACCCTCTACATTTTCCGTGAAATTCGTCTTTAAACTGCAGGTTAATATGGGAGGAGAAGTTCCAAAATCTTATTATTTTGCCGGCAAGCCTGACTCTACCAATAAAAAGTCTTTGACGGTTTCCAGTGGTTCCAAAGAGCAGTTGGAATTCCCAGTCGCGCAAGTTGGATCCGTCCTTAAGTAAAAGATTTCTTTTGGAGCGATGGAGTGGGCTGAATTTAactatttatttgttttctgttgTTCCAGATGGGATTTCCATTCAGAAGAGGGGGACATTACCTTCGCCATCTATCGGAAGAAAGAAGGTGAAATGATTCCAGTCATTTTTTACGACAGAGTCGATTGCGACATGTCAACGGAAGAAGGAGAAATACGCTGCGATGAAAATGGCGTCTGTAAGTTAATGCCATCATTtattgccatttttttcttaattgacGATTTTTCTTGTCAAAGATGTGGTGGAGTTTGACAACAACTTTAGTTACCTCCGCTCGAAGAAAATTTGGTATTCAGTTAAAGTGGAATTGGCCTCACCCATGAAAAATGGCACCGACTTGGACTAACTTTATTgagtgaaaaaagaaatttagaagaattttTAGAAGAAATTTAGAAGAAATTTAAAGGGACTTTACGacatttatattttgtttgtttacgtatgtaaatttcccgatagggattctatcaaaccACGGGGTTGTCAGTGTATAcaaaatttcccgatagggattcttgcAAAACGGAATTCCTCATTTCATTTCATACGTTTTTTCCGAGATTTTCCCCGATAGATGACGTCGTTCGCAAAGATCCtattatacgttttcttactTTCCTAGTTAGAACGCGGACATTGGTATCGTCTTGTAGAGCAGATAACGCTGCAGTTAATGTCGAGTACCCCTTTATTTTAGGCTGAACGGTGAGAGATTGCCGAGCAATTTAGACGGCCGACCCGAGTTTTGgatatgattttttaaatgatagatggcgtttagtAAAATCACGAAGACTAGGCAAAATCAGGCCGTGAACTTACTTTAGATTAGAAGGCCGGGCTTCCGCCATCGGCCGTCGCCTAGCAACATATGAAAGGCCGTGTATATGAGTAATTTCGTTTACGTTAGGTCGTTGTGTTTTGTGTTATCATGTGACCTAttactttaaataaattgttttcaaaagtggagattgattccaaatcttcagcttcccaggcagacacccatccacaaagtcgtgggtgatagatgatattCACAGCGGGCACGACTGTGTTGTAAATTGGTATCACTTTTACAAAGCCAAACAGGTATAACAAAAGGgcatttaaaatatttttgtataGAATTATGTTGCTTCTTTGCTTCATTGGACA belongs to Daphnia magna isolate NIES linkage group LG1, ASM2063170v1.1, whole genome shotgun sequence and includes:
- the LOC116919654 gene encoding SEC14-like protein 2 isoform X1 — translated: MDLNQFSDKQRAVLKQFREELKDCQLPDSEDAYLIRWLIARDFDLARAGKMLRNSLDWRRKYKIDTLLDDFKPPEVLAKYFPAGFVGRDKFLNPLWVVRYGRTDMKGILRSTKKRDYVMKVIHLVESSIWLVKSNPEKYKRSSDAIVQSTIIFDMEGFSMQHITNKQAMESAVKLVQIYEANYPEYLHRVFVINAPTIFSIGFSMIKPFLNERTRNKIQIHGHDAQQWKAAILAEVNAEELPLAYGGTLIDSDGNPNCATMVNMGGEVPKSYYFAGKPDSTNKKSLTVSSGSKEQLEFPVAQVGSVLKWDFHSEEGDITFAIYRKKEGEMIPVIFYDRVDCDMSTEEGEIRCDENGVYVVEFDNNFSYLRSKKIWYSVKVELASPMKNGTDLD
- the LOC116919654 gene encoding SEC14-like protein 2 isoform X2, whose translation is MLRNSLDWRRKYKIDTLLDDFKPPEVLAKYFPAGFVGRDKFLNPLWVVRYGRTDMKGILRSTKKRDYVMKVIHLVESSIWLVKSNPEKYKRSSDAIVQSTIIFDMEGFSMQHITNKQAMESAVKLVQIYEANYPEYLHRVFVINAPTIFSIGFSMIKPFLNERTRNKIQIHGHDAQQWKAAILAEVNAEELPLAYGGTLIDSDGNPNCATMVNMGGEVPKSYYFAGKPDSTNKKSLTVSSGSKEQLEFPVAQVGSVLKWDFHSEEGDITFAIYRKKEGEMIPVIFYDRVDCDMSTEEGEIRCDENGVYVVEFDNNFSYLRSKKIWYSVKVELASPMKNGTDLD